Within Bacillus sp. Marseille-Q1617, the genomic segment ATGCGCTTAAATGTTTATAATAAAAGTGATGTTCTTTTTACGTTAGTTAAAATGTTAGAAATTATAGTAATTTTACAAACAGGAGGTAAAGAATATTTTGGATACTATTAATATGGGCTTACTGACAATGAAAGTTATCATAGGTTTTTTCACACTTTTTTTCATTATAATCTTAACAGGAAAAACGTCCATTTATCAGCTAACACCATTTCATTTAGTATTTGTGCTATTGCTTGGAGGGTTTTTAGAAAATACTATTTATGAGGACGATATCGGAATTTTGTCTTTTTTATATGCTGTCGGTTTGTGGACATTGCTGATGTTGGGTGTAGAATTTCTTACTTTGAAAATAAAATCGACACGCTCTGTATTAGTAGGGAAACCTGCAATAATCATTCGAGATGGTGTCATTGACCGAAATATTGCGAAAAAAAACAAATTAGATATGAATCAAATATTAAGCTTACTTCGACAAAATAATGTTTTTTCCGTACGTGAAGTCCAATA encodes:
- a CDS encoding DUF421 domain-containing protein; amino-acid sequence: MDTINMGLLTMKVIIGFFTLFFIIILTGKTSIYQLTPFHLVFVLLLGGFLENTIYEDDIGILSFLYAVGLWTLLMLGVEFLTLKIKSTRSVLVGKPAIIIRDGVIDRNIAKKNKLDMNQILSLLRQNNVFSVREVQYGTLEPNGQISTLLKSKYQQPDKQDLNLPESFVDLPISLIIDGEVLWDNLSECGFDEEWLNNELTANGYNDKTKIFYADWRKSEGIHISPK